A genome region from Natranaeroarchaeum sulfidigenes includes the following:
- a CDS encoding heavy metal translocating P-type ATPase, giving the protein METGSGSVSITRDRAEALLERPVLRRQALFVVLTFVGMVAGLFGSWFDAPPWFVWGNYAVAYVFGGWYGLKESIKSLRKPAVEIDLLMILAAVGALIIGAPFEGAMLLFLFSLSGVLEEYAIGRSRTAIRSLIEMRPESAQVLSDGEEVTVSIDDVEVGDVFVVRPGDRLPLDGVVESGESTVDQSSLTGESVPVSKEPGDEVFGGTINETGSLEVRVTRKAQESAISRLIHMVEEAQEKQAPTQQLIDRYEQPYVLSVFAMTAVAIALPLLVLGHTFEPTFYRAMTLMVAASPCAVIISTPAAVLSAISAGGRQGVLFKGGEHIETAGNVDAVAFDKTGTLTEGNTRLTDVSTLGHTSGSSDALTDDELLSVAAAVQSRSEHHLAEATVEAADERSLDIPTATEFQAVVGKGVHARVDERTIHIGNPRYFDTVVDGPIEGIDAGLDAVREQESRGKTSVLVVSESDEERRVLGWLAFTDTIREDAAETIERLRERGVEQIVMLTGDNERVAEYIAGELGIDEVYSELLPEEKVDHIEALQAEYEAVAMVGDGVNDAPALATADISIGMGGAGTDVALETADIVLMSDKLGRLPYAFALSRETRKTLYINFSIAFGAIAIMIIAILTAGIPLPVAVVGHEGSTVLVSLIGLRLLGFDG; this is encoded by the coding sequence ATGGAGACGGGATCAGGCTCCGTATCGATCACCCGGGATCGAGCGGAGGCGCTGCTGGAGCGACCGGTACTTCGTCGACAGGCTCTGTTTGTCGTCCTGACATTTGTCGGTATGGTCGCTGGGCTGTTCGGGAGCTGGTTCGACGCGCCGCCGTGGTTTGTCTGGGGGAACTATGCAGTCGCATACGTCTTTGGCGGCTGGTACGGGCTCAAAGAGAGCATCAAGAGCCTCCGGAAACCGGCAGTCGAAATCGACCTGCTGATGATCCTCGCGGCTGTCGGTGCACTGATCATCGGTGCGCCCTTCGAGGGAGCGATGCTGCTGTTCCTGTTCTCGCTATCTGGCGTTCTAGAGGAGTACGCGATTGGCCGGTCTCGGACGGCGATCAGGTCACTGATCGAGATGCGTCCCGAATCGGCACAGGTACTCAGTGACGGCGAGGAGGTCACTGTGTCCATCGACGACGTCGAGGTTGGGGACGTGTTCGTCGTCCGGCCAGGCGATCGGCTCCCACTCGACGGCGTTGTCGAATCCGGCGAGAGTACGGTTGATCAATCCTCTCTGACTGGTGAATCCGTGCCAGTCTCAAAGGAGCCGGGCGACGAGGTCTTCGGCGGGACAATCAATGAAACGGGCAGTCTCGAAGTGCGGGTCACACGCAAAGCCCAGGAGTCCGCCATCTCTCGACTTATTCACATGGTCGAAGAGGCCCAGGAAAAACAGGCTCCGACCCAGCAGCTTATCGACCGCTACGAACAGCCCTACGTGTTGAGTGTCTTTGCGATGACTGCGGTCGCAATTGCGCTTCCTCTGCTGGTTCTCGGTCACACCTTCGAGCCGACGTTCTACCGCGCGATGACGCTAATGGTCGCCGCTTCGCCCTGTGCGGTCATTATTTCGACGCCCGCTGCGGTACTGTCAGCGATCTCGGCTGGCGGGCGACAGGGCGTCCTGTTCAAAGGGGGCGAACACATCGAGACGGCGGGCAACGTTGACGCGGTTGCCTTCGACAAGACCGGGACGCTCACCGAGGGGAACACCCGGCTGACAGACGTCTCAACGCTCGGCCACACGAGCGGTAGTTCCGACGCGCTGACCGACGACGAACTCCTGTCGGTCGCGGCCGCCGTTCAGTCTCGATCGGAACACCATCTTGCGGAGGCAACGGTGGAGGCCGCAGACGAGCGTTCGCTCGACATCCCCACCGCGACCGAGTTTCAGGCAGTCGTCGGGAAGGGTGTCCACGCGCGGGTCGATGAACGGACGATCCATATCGGCAACCCACGATACTTCGATACCGTCGTCGACGGCCCGATCGAGGGGATCGACGCCGGACTTGATGCAGTGCGAGAACAGGAATCCCGCGGCAAAACCAGCGTGCTTGTCGTGAGCGAGAGCGACGAGGAGCGACGGGTGCTCGGCTGGCTCGCCTTCACCGATACGATCAGAGAAGACGCCGCCGAGACGATCGAACGTCTGCGCGAGCGCGGCGTCGAGCAGATCGTCATGCTCACCGGCGACAACGAGCGCGTCGCCGAGTATATCGCCGGGGAACTCGGAATCGACGAGGTGTATTCCGAGCTGTTGCCCGAGGAGAAAGTCGACCATATCGAGGCCTTACAGGCCGAGTACGAGGCCGTCGCGATGGTCGGCGACGGCGTCAACGACGCCCCGGCGCTCGCGACGGCGGACATCAGCATCGGGATGGGTGGAGCGGGTACCGACGTCGCCCTCGAGACTGCCGACATCGTGCTCATGTCGGACAAACTCGGTCGGCTTCCCTACGCGTTCGCGCTCAGCCGCGAGACCAGAAAGACGCTGTACATCAATTTCTCGATCGCCTTTGGCGCGATCGCAATCATGATTATCGCCATCCTTACCGCGGGGATTCCCCTTCCCGTCGCGGTCGTGGGCCACGAGGGGTCGACTGTGCTTGTCAGCCTGATCGGCCTGCGCTTGCTCGGGTTCGACGGGTGA
- a CDS encoding HNH endonuclease, which translates to MRLTHSLENLITLCRSCHRLVEEGSITVSVKSEK; encoded by the coding sequence GTGAGGCTCACTCACTCACTCGAAAACCTAATTACTCTCTGCCGTAGCTGTCACCGCCTCGTCGAAGAGGGTTCAATCACGGTATCCGTAAAATCGGAAAAGTAA
- a CDS encoding AAA domain-containing protein has translation MNLDGVIVDVEEPRTITTQHGESELAELSVRREEDSDPVTVTLWGKWAETGEYVEAGMDIVVTDAKRNDYDGEEGYATTGDSYVIVEPSFLVNVTDIRSWVQCPRMYYLNKISAIPLNYPVVKGTIVHEVFGDLLRGRDLDDAIEDRIEEVGLELGLLGRDAEGVREDVRGNAAAIDGWLSQGTLTDEDQWRSEQLLISRRFGIKGRADAIRRGMPVELKTGKNTRRDPRFQDKIQAAAYALLLREKGVPADTGTLLYTKNTTLDRSEATGDLSPAKEFSIGKGLCDYVVRERNRLAAMEHGMSVPTGYEADANCESCFEQDTCMVVSGRLNQESKAGQIGRAVPEEEREYFERFYEWLEEERRETHREYAKLWEQAPEERSDDDRALIGLEPTERRELPGGRWELHADRTGTAVSKLREGDVVLASDGDPIEGHSELARIERLDPDRVVVTADEPVSFTRLDVYPSELGVDRMLTALHDTVLKGSQRRKDVLFGRTDPAFGTTDETFIDNNAAQNEAVEKAVTAEDLSLIHGPPGTGKTYTIARAIRAMVDRGERVLLSAFTNRAVDNALEALREQGYEDAVRVGTKSGVREDMQDLRLESRGDPEERAAELEEAQVVAATTATCGSRELREQEFDVALVDEASQLTEPNTLAAINRADRFVLVGDHHQLPPVVRSENGLSTSLFERMHDEHPEASVLLTRQYRMAQRIQAFASREFYDGQLRPATAEIAGRTISDLDGVDVDLLSEPLRKRVTLFDVPGDDGHHTDADEAERVGGVVKEFLAAGVDPGRIAVIAPFRAQVAEIERRTPDDVAVDTVDRFQGSSKDVVLVSFVASGSLDGPIFEDYRRINVALTRAKRSLVLIGDAAALRTDERYARMVEWAEK, from the coding sequence GTGAATCTGGATGGCGTGATCGTCGACGTCGAGGAGCCACGAACGATCACGACACAACACGGCGAGAGCGAGCTTGCGGAGCTGTCGGTCCGGAGGGAAGAGGACAGTGATCCAGTGACCGTCACGCTGTGGGGCAAGTGGGCCGAGACCGGCGAGTACGTCGAAGCGGGGATGGACATCGTCGTAACGGACGCAAAGCGGAACGACTACGATGGCGAGGAAGGCTATGCGACGACTGGCGATTCGTACGTGATCGTCGAACCATCCTTCCTCGTGAACGTGACTGACATCCGCTCGTGGGTACAGTGCCCGCGGATGTACTATCTGAACAAGATATCGGCGATCCCGCTGAACTACCCCGTGGTGAAAGGGACCATCGTCCACGAGGTGTTCGGGGACCTGCTGCGCGGGCGTGATCTCGACGACGCGATCGAGGATCGGATCGAAGAGGTCGGACTCGAACTCGGTCTGCTGGGGCGTGACGCCGAGGGTGTCCGGGAGGACGTGCGCGGGAATGCGGCGGCGATCGATGGCTGGCTCAGCCAGGGAACACTCACCGACGAGGATCAGTGGCGCAGCGAGCAGTTGCTGATCAGCCGGCGGTTCGGTATCAAGGGGCGGGCCGACGCGATCCGCCGTGGGATGCCGGTCGAGCTGAAGACCGGCAAGAACACGCGACGCGATCCGCGGTTTCAGGACAAGATACAGGCGGCCGCCTATGCCCTGTTGCTCCGCGAGAAGGGCGTCCCGGCGGATACCGGAACCCTGCTGTACACGAAGAACACGACGCTCGACCGTAGTGAGGCGACCGGCGACCTCTCCCCCGCCAAGGAGTTCTCGATCGGGAAGGGGCTGTGTGATTACGTCGTCCGCGAGCGCAACCGGCTCGCGGCGATGGAACACGGGATGAGCGTCCCGACTGGCTACGAGGCCGACGCGAACTGCGAGTCCTGTTTCGAGCAGGATACCTGTATGGTCGTCTCTGGACGCCTGAACCAGGAGTCGAAGGCCGGACAGATCGGCCGCGCGGTGCCGGAGGAAGAACGCGAGTACTTCGAGCGGTTCTACGAGTGGCTCGAGGAGGAACGACGTGAGACACACCGGGAGTACGCCAAACTCTGGGAGCAGGCGCCCGAAGAGCGATCCGACGACGACCGGGCGTTGATCGGACTCGAACCGACCGAGCGGCGCGAACTACCGGGCGGTCGCTGGGAACTTCACGCTGATCGTACTGGGACAGCTGTCTCGAAGCTCCGGGAAGGCGATGTCGTGCTGGCGAGCGACGGCGATCCGATCGAGGGCCACTCCGAACTCGCCCGGATCGAACGGCTCGACCCGGACCGGGTCGTCGTGACGGCCGACGAACCGGTCTCGTTCACTCGCCTCGACGTCTACCCGTCGGAACTGGGTGTCGACCGCATGCTGACAGCACTTCACGACACGGTGCTCAAAGGCAGCCAGCGGCGGAAGGACGTCCTGTTCGGGCGTACGGACCCAGCGTTCGGGACGACCGACGAGACGTTCATTGACAACAACGCAGCCCAGAACGAGGCTGTCGAGAAGGCGGTCACTGCGGAGGATCTGTCGCTGATCCACGGCCCGCCGGGGACCGGCAAGACCTACACCATCGCGCGGGCGATCCGGGCAATGGTGGACCGCGGCGAGCGCGTGCTGCTGTCAGCGTTCACCAATCGCGCGGTCGACAACGCCCTCGAAGCGCTGCGGGAGCAGGGCTACGAGGACGCAGTGCGGGTCGGCACGAAAAGCGGCGTCCGGGAAGACATGCAGGACCTGCGTCTGGAATCCCGAGGGGATCCAGAAGAGCGCGCCGCGGAGCTTGAAGAGGCTCAGGTCGTGGCCGCGACCACGGCGACCTGTGGCTCCCGGGAACTCCGCGAGCAGGAGTTCGACGTCGCACTGGTCGACGAGGCGTCCCAGCTAACCGAGCCCAACACGCTCGCAGCGATCAACCGGGCTGATCGGTTTGTACTTGTAGGGGATCATCATCAGCTACCGCCGGTTGTACGGAGCGAAAACGGGCTCTCGACGTCGCTGTTCGAGCGGATGCACGACGAACACCCCGAGGCGTCAGTGCTGCTCACGCGCCAGTACCGGATGGCCCAGCGGATCCAGGCCTTCGCCTCCCGCGAATTCTACGACGGTCAGTTGCGGCCCGCCACCGCCGAGATCGCCGGACGAACGATCAGTGATCTCGACGGCGTCGACGTCGACCTGCTCTCGGAACCGCTCCGGAAGCGGGTAACGCTGTTCGACGTTCCCGGCGACGATGGACACCACACGGACGCGGACGAGGCCGAGCGCGTTGGAGGAGTTGTCAAAGAGTTCCTCGCGGCGGGTGTCGATCCCGGCCGGATCGCCGTAATTGCACCCTTCCGGGCACAGGTCGCGGAAATCGAGCGCCGAACTCCCGACGACGTTGCAGTGGACACTGTCGATCGGTTCCAGGGATCGAGCAAGGACGTCGTGCTCGTCTCCTTCGTCGCGAGCGGGAGCCTCGATGGTCCGATCTTCGAGGACTACCGGCGGATCAACGTCGCGCTGACACGCGCAAAGCGGTCACTCGTCCTGATCGGCGACGCAGCGGCGTTGCGGACCGACGAGCGCTACGCTCGGATGGTCGAGTGGGCGGAAAAGTAG
- a CDS encoding mechanosensitive ion channel family protein, which translates to MEPQLLTTEGGFFSQLSEALQGAILEAVGILSEVFVALVILAIGRFVAGKVGDVVERVSLRANFDSTVSETPLGVLFGDRNGAAAAALGTIVTYYMFLIAVFAALDHIGFTVLTQWIEGAVSYVPAFLGGLLVLTVGFYIADFAVDSVRESTTAQKSGFPDIFADVTKTLLYFVVIVIGLDMMGVSVGILYTFGEPFVLALGLAFALAVGIAFGWGGKEHIAQNVGDWHEDKSEN; encoded by the coding sequence GTGGAACCACAGCTACTCACGACCGAGGGAGGGTTCTTCAGCCAGCTCAGCGAGGCACTTCAGGGCGCGATTCTCGAAGCAGTCGGTATCCTTTCTGAAGTATTTGTTGCGCTCGTCATTCTGGCAATTGGCCGGTTCGTTGCCGGGAAAGTCGGTGATGTCGTTGAGCGAGTGTCGCTCCGCGCGAACTTCGACTCGACAGTCTCGGAGACGCCACTTGGCGTCCTCTTTGGCGACCGCAACGGAGCGGCGGCTGCCGCCCTCGGCACCATCGTAACGTACTATATGTTCCTGATCGCGGTGTTCGCCGCGCTGGATCACATTGGCTTTACCGTTCTCACCCAGTGGATCGAGGGGGCAGTCTCCTACGTTCCGGCATTCCTTGGTGGCCTGCTCGTCCTCACCGTCGGGTTCTACATTGCCGACTTCGCGGTCGATTCGGTCCGCGAGTCGACCACGGCACAGAAAAGCGGCTTCCCCGACATCTTCGCTGACGTGACGAAGACGCTGCTGTACTTCGTCGTGATCGTTATCGGCCTCGATATGATGGGCGTCAGCGTCGGCATTCTCTACACCTTCGGCGAACCGTTCGTGCTCGCACTCGGTCTGGCGTTCGCACTTGCAGTCGGTATCGCCTTCGGCTGGGGTGGCAAGGAGCACATCGCCCAGAACGTCGGCGACTGGCACGAGGACAAAAGCGAGAACTGA
- a CDS encoding DUF5820 family protein encodes MSYEQLHESWVVWSDEPEGRSVLAYRPDVFDADRFPAECLPTIYLTRGRPSRRPAGHDPIESGEQWTVVLYLEPDVDAGAEQFDDRDAAVEYAIELAEEFATGDVDYRDLYQVPRTEYFEKLDELTEA; translated from the coding sequence ATGAGCTACGAACAGTTACATGAGAGCTGGGTCGTCTGGAGCGACGAGCCAGAGGGCCGGAGCGTCCTCGCGTATCGCCCGGACGTCTTCGACGCCGACCGATTTCCGGCCGAGTGTCTCCCCACCATCTATCTTACCCGTGGGCGTCCATCGCGACGGCCCGCTGGACACGATCCAATCGAGTCGGGTGAGCAGTGGACAGTCGTCCTCTATCTGGAGCCGGACGTCGACGCTGGAGCGGAGCAGTTCGACGACCGGGACGCAGCAGTGGAGTATGCGATCGAACTGGCAGAGGAATTTGCCACAGGAGACGTCGACTATCGAGACCTCTATCAGGTCCCCCGAACGGAATACTTCGAGAAACTGGACGAGCTAACTGAAGCGTAA
- a CDS encoding UPF0179 family protein, with amino-acid sequence MSKVTLIGTRLATEGQEFVFEGEASGCAGCPYRSQCLGLSPGVKYRVTDVRDNAQVLDCAVHDAGVQAVEVETTSVPANVSSRNAYAGSKVSLEGPCPHTECPSHIYCEPDGVEFGAERRIETVIGEPPHDHCALDRDLTLVEFAAEE; translated from the coding sequence ATGAGCAAGGTCACGCTGATCGGGACGCGCCTCGCTACCGAGGGACAGGAGTTCGTCTTCGAGGGGGAGGCGAGCGGGTGTGCTGGCTGTCCGTACCGAAGCCAGTGTCTCGGTCTCTCCCCCGGCGTCAAGTACCGGGTCACTGACGTTCGAGACAACGCACAGGTCCTCGATTGCGCCGTCCACGACGCGGGTGTGCAGGCCGTGGAAGTCGAGACGACATCCGTCCCTGCAAACGTCTCCTCGCGCAACGCCTACGCGGGTTCGAAAGTATCACTCGAAGGCCCCTGTCCACACACCGAGTGTCCGAGCCACATCTACTGTGAGCCGGACGGCGTGGAATTCGGGGCGGAACGGCGAATCGAGACGGTTATCGGCGAGCCACCTCACGACCACTGCGCACTCGATCGAGACCTGACACTCGTCGAGTTCGCGGCCGAGGAGTAA
- a CDS encoding ring-cleaving dioxygenase: protein MTTPTPGIHHVTCVAGDPQRNLDFWAETLGLRLVKRSINQDDPETYHFFFADAEGTPGTSMTFFPWENLSQGRVGSGQVSRTAFRVPEGSLDYWEDRFDEYDVDYDERIERFGETVLPFRDPDGLPVELVEVPIPDDDPTVPWTEFVPENAAIRGFHSVTLWLADPMTTESLLRTMGLEEVGVEQAQGDAPGDERTRFEASGPVGKYVDVLPTIEAGRQGHGTVHHVAFQTPTDEDQMAMRKAVQSEGLRPTQQIDRHWFRSVYFRESNGVLFELATSGPGYDSDEPLDALGERLVLPGQFEDRREGIESALADVTVPRAD from the coding sequence ATGACGACTCCAACACCCGGCATCCATCACGTCACCTGCGTCGCTGGCGACCCCCAGCGGAACCTTGATTTCTGGGCCGAGACACTTGGTCTGCGGCTGGTAAAGCGCTCGATCAATCAGGACGACCCCGAGACGTATCACTTCTTTTTCGCCGACGCGGAGGGGACGCCCGGAACGAGTATGACGTTTTTCCCGTGGGAGAATCTCTCGCAGGGCCGTGTCGGCTCCGGACAGGTCTCCCGAACTGCGTTTCGTGTCCCCGAAGGGAGCCTCGACTACTGGGAAGACCGGTTTGACGAGTACGATGTCGACTACGACGAGCGGATCGAGCGGTTCGGCGAGACCGTCTTGCCGTTCCGTGACCCGGACGGACTCCCCGTCGAACTCGTCGAAGTCCCGATCCCTGACGACGATCCAACGGTCCCATGGACCGAGTTCGTCCCCGAAAACGCCGCAATCCGGGGCTTTCACTCGGTGACGCTGTGGCTGGCCGACCCGATGACGACAGAGTCACTGCTCCGGACGATGGGGCTCGAAGAGGTCGGGGTCGAACAGGCGCAGGGCGATGCACCGGGTGACGAGCGAACCCGCTTCGAGGCGAGCGGTCCGGTCGGCAAGTACGTTGACGTCCTACCGACGATCGAGGCCGGTCGACAGGGTCACGGTACCGTCCATCACGTCGCGTTCCAGACGCCGACCGACGAGGATCAGATGGCGATGCGCAAAGCAGTCCAGTCGGAAGGACTCCGCCCGACACAGCAGATCGATCGCCACTGGTTTCGCTCGGTGTACTTCCGCGAATCCAACGGCGTCCTCTTCGAGCTCGCCACCAGCGGTCCGGGCTACGACAGTGACGAACCGCTCGACGCGCTGGGCGAGCGACTGGTGCTTCCGGGACAATTCGAGGATCGGCGGGAGGGCATCGAGAGCGCGCTGGCCGATGTAACCGTCCCGCGGGCGGACTAG
- a CDS encoding succinylglutamate desuccinylase/aspartoacylase domain-containing protein: MRVEQLGEGTPTVAVVAGIHGDEPGGVSAVERLIEASPPVERPVMLVVVNERALEANVRYVDTDLNRAFPGDRTQDAYESKLAVDLAERLEGCTVLSLHSTRSHPEPFMVVDQVDPLVERLAAQLPVESVVDTSDFIQGRLFAAVRTIEVECGLQGSDAAADTALRLTLAYLRAMDVLAPDVAVELAEEFGVGPLDEPARTGTPVYRLAEQIPKIPDENYEVLVDNFEHVEKGERFATGPAGDMIADESFYPVLLSADGYKSMLGYAGRRQRIIDAPPQQQ, translated from the coding sequence ATGCGCGTCGAGCAACTCGGAGAGGGAACCCCCACTGTCGCCGTCGTCGCGGGAATCCACGGCGACGAGCCGGGTGGTGTCTCCGCAGTCGAGCGGCTCATCGAAGCGTCGCCGCCGGTCGAGCGGCCCGTCATGCTGGTCGTCGTCAACGAGCGAGCCCTAGAGGCGAACGTTAGATACGTCGATACGGACCTCAATCGGGCGTTCCCCGGCGACCGAACGCAGGATGCCTACGAATCGAAACTTGCCGTCGACCTCGCGGAACGGCTGGAGGGCTGTACCGTCCTCTCGCTGCACTCCACCCGATCACACCCCGAACCGTTCATGGTCGTCGATCAGGTCGATCCGCTGGTCGAACGGCTCGCTGCCCAGCTGCCGGTCGAGTCAGTCGTAGACACCAGCGACTTCATTCAGGGGCGGCTGTTCGCCGCCGTCCGAACCATCGAAGTCGAGTGTGGGTTGCAGGGTAGCGATGCAGCAGCAGATACCGCACTCCGTCTCACGCTCGCCTACCTGCGGGCGATGGATGTCCTTGCTCCGGATGTCGCCGTGGAGCTCGCCGAGGAGTTCGGTGTTGGACCGCTCGATGAACCCGCACGTACCGGGACACCGGTGTATCGCCTCGCAGAACAAATTCCAAAAATTCCGGACGAGAACTACGAGGTACTCGTCGACAACTTCGAGCACGTCGAAAAAGGAGAGCGGTTCGCTACAGGGCCCGCGGGCGATATGATCGCCGACGAATCGTTTTATCCCGTGTTGCTCTCCGCTGACGGCTACAAGTCGATGCTCGGCTACGCGGGTCGTCGACAGCGGATCATCGACGCACCGCCACAACAGCAGTGA
- a CDS encoding radical SAM protein, with protein sequence MHINTDTRPLVLIWELTQACDLACDHCRADAVPDRHPEELTTAEAKSLLDDAREFGEGQLVVFSGGDPLKRDDLIELVEYGTEIGLNVTLTPSGTASLTRDRIDRLADAGLRRMALSIDGPSPDAHDSFRGEAGSYTDTIAAARMATDAGIPLQVNSTVCQRTVGGLPGLRDVVRDLGAVLWSVFFLVPIGRGTALSPISPERSESVMEWLQTVADEEPFGVKTTEAPHYRRVGIQRREDEGTDATGSRSRSMGITAGDGFAFVSHTGELFPSGFLPKSAGNVREHSVVDLYRTADLFERLRDPDALTGKCGACPYRTVCGGSRSRAFATTGDPLGSDPLCPYVPEGYDGPLPADG encoded by the coding sequence ATGCATATCAATACCGATACACGACCGCTCGTGCTGATCTGGGAGCTGACACAGGCCTGTGACCTGGCCTGTGATCATTGTCGTGCCGACGCAGTCCCGGATCGCCATCCAGAGGAACTGACGACCGCAGAGGCGAAATCGTTGCTCGATGACGCGCGCGAATTCGGTGAGGGACAGCTCGTCGTCTTTTCGGGTGGCGACCCGCTCAAGCGTGACGATCTGATCGAACTCGTTGAGTACGGGACCGAGATCGGTCTGAACGTCACGCTGACGCCGAGCGGGACGGCTTCACTGACGAGGGACCGGATCGACAGGCTCGCCGATGCTGGCTTGCGTCGGATGGCGTTGAGTATCGATGGCCCATCCCCGGATGCACACGACTCGTTCCGCGGTGAAGCTGGAAGTTACACGGACACGATCGCTGCCGCCCGAATGGCCACCGATGCCGGAATCCCGTTGCAGGTCAACTCCACCGTCTGTCAGCGGACGGTTGGAGGGCTCCCGGGACTTCGCGATGTCGTCCGTGATCTCGGTGCAGTGCTCTGGAGCGTCTTCTTTCTTGTTCCCATCGGGAGAGGTACGGCACTCTCGCCGATCAGCCCGGAGCGTTCTGAGTCCGTGATGGAGTGGCTGCAGACGGTCGCTGACGAGGAGCCCTTTGGGGTCAAAACGACCGAAGCACCACACTACCGACGCGTCGGTATCCAGCGGCGAGAGGACGAGGGGACTGACGCGACAGGCAGCCGGAGTCGCTCAATGGGTATCACCGCGGGCGATGGGTTCGCGTTCGTCAGTCACACTGGCGAGCTGTTCCCCTCGGGCTTTCTCCCGAAGTCCGCAGGAAACGTCCGCGAACACTCCGTTGTCGACCTCTACCGGACTGCTGATCTCTTTGAACGACTTCGCGATCCGGATGCTCTGACCGGAAAGTGTGGGGCGTGTCCATACCGGACGGTCTGCGGCGGAAGTCGTTCGCGAGCCTTTGCAACGACTGGCGACCCTCTGGGCAGCGATCCGTTGTGTCCGTACGTACCGGAGGGGTACGACGGCCCGCTGCCGGCGGACGGGTAG
- a CDS encoding Htur_1727 family rSAM-partnered candidate RiPP — translation MSEGSTQVEKASRARIDDESRGDDLAEWELFLRNDEDAKMTHVGSVSAATAEAAHEHASKLFGWFASDVWICPAEEMHRFSTHSLGPKGEDATPEDGTEPRTHEF, via the coding sequence ATGAGCGAGGGATCCACACAGGTAGAGAAAGCGTCACGGGCGCGGATCGATGACGAGTCCCGTGGCGACGATCTGGCGGAGTGGGAGCTATTCCTCCGGAACGATGAGGACGCCAAAATGACTCACGTCGGGAGCGTCAGTGCCGCGACGGCGGAGGCAGCTCACGAGCACGCCAGCAAACTGTTCGGGTGGTTTGCGAGCGATGTCTGGATCTGTCCAGCCGAGGAGATGCACCGGTTCTCGACGCACTCGCTCGGGCCGAAAGGTGAGGACGCCACGCCCGAAGACGGAACCGAACCGCGAACCCACGAGTTCTGA